A window of bacterium genomic DNA:
GTAGTAGAGCGGCAGCCCCCAGATGCGGTTGTCGAATCCCGTGGCCACGAAGCGATCGCGCGCCACGGCCAGGTCGGAGACGTAGAACATCAGTGCGCCTAACAGAATCATGGGCCTGCCCACGTTCGCGACCGCTCCCACTGCGCAGATGATCATGCAGGTGATGACGACGATGTAGGCGTAGACGGGAATCGTCATATCAGGTGGAAGGTGAGGGCGCAGCCAGCGCAGGATCTTCAGCACCGGGGCGATCAAGATCAGGGTAGTCACCACGGCGGCCAACGGCTGCAGGCCTAGACTCGCGAAGGCCACCACGTAGGCGACGTGCCCGAGCAGAAAACTCGCGATACCGGCCTGGAAGATGCGAGGACGGTCGTCGGGAATCAGGAAGACATCTCCCCACCAGGAGAGCACCAGTCCCAGTAGCACGAGCAAACCGTAGCGGCCGTCGGGTCCGCCACCCTCCGCTGAACCGTCCAGAGCTCCGGCTGCTATGGCGACCGCCAGGAACCCGGTGGACGCGAGCGGCTTTGCAATCCAGACGCCTCTGCGGCTACCGGCGTACTCGGCCATCAAAAGCGCTGCAAGGGCTACGAGGGTGAGGAGGATGAAAAACGTCATGTCTTGGTTTGCGCGGGTTGGGTCGTGTTCATCCCGGCTATCCGACCGCCTTGGGTGCGTCCAGAAGGCGATCGAAGAGACGGACGGCCAGTGGGTTCACGAAGATCTGTCTGAGTTTCCAGGCCGGCGAATGCCATAGCTTTTCGGGGAGTCGGTCGTCGAGCAACTCACCGACTGCAGCACCCGCCTGCTCCCCGAGAACATCGAGAAAAGCCTCGCCCAGTTGCGCCGTGGCTTTACCGGGACTTCCCGAGTAGGTCTCCGTGGAAAAGAAGCGCAGCGAGTTCTTGAACTGGCGCAGCATTGCGGGGATGGCCGCTGGGCTGATTTCGCCCGCTTTCTGGTGGGCGATACCGAGTTCCTCCGCCCAGATGCTCGCCGAGCGCTTGTGCAGCGACTTGTAGTCCGGGTCGATCCACTCCGGGTGTAGAGCCAGTAGATGGCTGGTCTCCACCAATC
This region includes:
- a CDS encoding lysoplasmalogenase, whose protein sequence is MTFFILLTLVALAALLMAEYAGSRRGVWIAKPLASTGFLAVAIAAGALDGSAEGGGPDGRYGLLVLLGLVLSWWGDVFLIPDDRPRIFQAGIASFLLGHVAYVVAFASLGLQPLAAVVTTLILIAPVLKILRWLRPHLPPDMTIPVYAYIVVITCMIICAVGAVANVGRPMILLGALMFYVSDLAVARDRFVATGFDNRIWGLPLYY